A region of Argentina anserina chromosome 5, drPotAnse1.1, whole genome shotgun sequence DNA encodes the following proteins:
- the LOC126794107 gene encoding protein CLT2, chloroplastic-like isoform X1 — MIKMASSSTASFRNSLLSSSLSFPSSSDTKNGAFTLSYSTSNPPLLLLKSSDHDYRLCRNAPFWVVSDCKPRSWITARRDVRLQASVVKTTSAEVSNSSTTKRRVVLSSLLTVALAVGNKVLYKLALVPMKHHPFFFAQFTTFGYVIIYFSILYLRYRSGMVTDEMIALPKAPFVAIGALDALGVAAGMAAVAMLPGPAIPLLSQTMLVWQLGFSSFILGKRYRFNQIVGCILVAVGVVLAVASGSDSGRMLSGVKPVWPILLIASSAFQAGAFIIKEFIFVDAPVHLKGKSLDILVVNSFGSAYQALFVLLFLPFLSNMRGIPFAQLPAYLKDGAGCFLNIGAGASGCNGAPLLPLLYVATNLLFNISLMNVVKISSAVVSSLVVMFSVPISIYVLSLPLPYLEVGATLSPFFLFGSAILVLGLILYSIPQPAKGCSKIN, encoded by the exons ATGATTAAAATGGCTTCCTCATCTACGGCGTCGTTTCGCAACTCCCTCCTGTCCTCCTCCCTCtcctttccttcttcttcgGACACCAAAAATGGCGCCTTTACTTTATCTTACTCTACATCAAACCCGCCTCTGCTCCTGCTGAAAAGCTCGGATCATGATTATCGGCTATGTCGAAACGCACCGTTTTGGGTCGTTTCGGATTGCAAACCGAGAAGCTGGATCACAGCCAGGAGGGATGTCAGGCTGCAGGCATCGGTGGTGAAAACGACCTCCGCCGAGGTCTCTAATTCGTCGACAACAAAACGACGAGTCGTTTTGAGCTCGTTACTGACCGTTGCCCTCGCCGTCGGCAACAAGGTTCTTTACAAGCTCGCCCTCGTCCCCATGAAACACCACCCCTTCTTCTTCGCCCAATTCACCACCTTCGG ATATGTGATTATATACTTTTCAATATTGTACCTGCGGTATCGTTCTGGGATGGTGACTGATGAAATGATTGCCCTTCCCAAAGCTCCCTTTGTGGCCATTGGTGCATTGGATGCCCTCGGAGTCGCCGCGGGGATGGCGGCCGTAG CCATGCTTCCGGGACCGGCCATACCCTTATTGAGTCAG ACAATGTTAGTGTGGCAGTtgggtttttcttcttttatctTGGGAAAAAGATACAGATTCAATCAGATTGTTGGCTGCATCCTTGTCGCTGTAGGTGTAGTGTTAGCTGTTGCAAG TGGGTCTGATTCTGGCCGGATGCTGTCTGGAGTTAAGCCTGTGTGGCCGATACTACTAATTGCTTCAAGTGCTTTTCAAGCTGGTGCATTTATCATCAAG GAATTTATCTTTGTTGATGCCCCTGTCCACCTTAAG GGAAAATCACTCGACATATTGGTTGTCAATTCTTTTGGATCTGCATATCAG GCTCTTTTTGTACTTCTGTTTCTACCTTTCTTATCAAATATGAGAGGCATACCATTTGCCCAACTTCCTGCATATCTAAAAGACGGTGCTGGTTGCTTTTTAAACATTGGAGCTGGTGCATCAG GTTGTAATGGAGCTCCATTGCTCCCCCTGCTTTACGTAGCTACCAATCTGTTGTTCAATATATCCTTGATGAATGTGGTAAAGATTTCATCGGCAGTTGTTTCTTCTCTCGTTGTGATGTTTTCAG TGCCAATTTCGATTTACGTTCTTTCCCTTCCATTGCCATATCTTGAAGTGGGTGCAACTTTGAGCCCCTTTTTCCTGTTTGGTAGTGCGATTCTTGTCTTGGGTCTTATTTTATACAGCATACCCCAGCCTGCCAAGGGTTGCTCTaagattaattga
- the LOC126794107 gene encoding protein CLT2, chloroplastic-like isoform X2, producing MIKMASSSTASFRNSLLSSSLSFPSSSDTKNGAFTLSYSTSNPPLLLLKSSDHDYRLCRNAPFWVVSDCKPRSWITARRDVRLQASVVKTTSAEVSNSSTTKRRVVLSSLLTVALAVGNKVLYKLALVPMKHHPFFFAQFTTFGYVIIYFSILYLRYRSGMVTDEMIALPKAPFVAIGALDALGVAAGMAAVAMLPGPAIPLLSQTMLVWQLGFSSFILGKRYRFNQIVGCILVAVGVVLAVASGSDSGRMLSGVKPVWPILLIASSAFQAGAFIIKEFIFVDAPVHLKGKSLDILVVNSFGSAYQALFVLLFLPFLSNMRGIPFAQLPAYLKDGAGCFLNIGAGASGCNGAPLLPLLNIATNVLSNISVVTSLVLMLSGSLRSLLIGLLC from the exons ATGATTAAAATGGCTTCCTCATCTACGGCGTCGTTTCGCAACTCCCTCCTGTCCTCCTCCCTCtcctttccttcttcttcgGACACCAAAAATGGCGCCTTTACTTTATCTTACTCTACATCAAACCCGCCTCTGCTCCTGCTGAAAAGCTCGGATCATGATTATCGGCTATGTCGAAACGCACCGTTTTGGGTCGTTTCGGATTGCAAACCGAGAAGCTGGATCACAGCCAGGAGGGATGTCAGGCTGCAGGCATCGGTGGTGAAAACGACCTCCGCCGAGGTCTCTAATTCGTCGACAACAAAACGACGAGTCGTTTTGAGCTCGTTACTGACCGTTGCCCTCGCCGTCGGCAACAAGGTTCTTTACAAGCTCGCCCTCGTCCCCATGAAACACCACCCCTTCTTCTTCGCCCAATTCACCACCTTCGG ATATGTGATTATATACTTTTCAATATTGTACCTGCGGTATCGTTCTGGGATGGTGACTGATGAAATGATTGCCCTTCCCAAAGCTCCCTTTGTGGCCATTGGTGCATTGGATGCCCTCGGAGTCGCCGCGGGGATGGCGGCCGTAG CCATGCTTCCGGGACCGGCCATACCCTTATTGAGTCAG ACAATGTTAGTGTGGCAGTtgggtttttcttcttttatctTGGGAAAAAGATACAGATTCAATCAGATTGTTGGCTGCATCCTTGTCGCTGTAGGTGTAGTGTTAGCTGTTGCAAG TGGGTCTGATTCTGGCCGGATGCTGTCTGGAGTTAAGCCTGTGTGGCCGATACTACTAATTGCTTCAAGTGCTTTTCAAGCTGGTGCATTTATCATCAAG GAATTTATCTTTGTTGATGCCCCTGTCCACCTTAAG GGAAAATCACTCGACATATTGGTTGTCAATTCTTTTGGATCTGCATATCAG GCTCTTTTTGTACTTCTGTTTCTACCTTTCTTATCAAATATGAGAGGCATACCATTTGCCCAACTTCCTGCATATCTAAAAGACGGTGCTGGTTGCTTTTTAAACATTGGAGCTGGTGCATCAG GTTGTAATGGAGCTCCATTGCTCCCTCTACTCAACATAGCTACCAATGTGTTGTCCAATATATCGGTTGTTACTTCTCTCGTTTTGATGTTGTCAGGTTCACTCCGATCTCTCTTGATTGGTCTGCTATGTTAA
- the LOC126796262 gene encoding uncharacterized protein LOC126796262 yields MEDASYPNGVQEDIINKEAPQLVALLKEMKQGLDVVDSKVRALIAKVKENQYPTSQGFHYLEAKNMLLLHYCLSLVYYLLRKAEGLSISGHPVVQSLVETRLFLEKIRPIDKKMQYQIEKLTKVTASTAENIQPNERQSQSNKTEDPLSYRPNPHMITSKIDTTSEGSGKYRPPNINPTSMEKDSKSSRFERNALRKEENSLRQSKHNRYLKDMVDDFEGRPEEIVDSIGAESTEMQRFKAKWDERERQEEESFVRAPITKAEKKKTKHLLKSRNGLLGLTENFFEEVKNLPLEEGNDEMSSFNSDRGGRSGMRGHKKRKMRH; encoded by the exons ATGGAGGATGCTTCATATCCAAATGGAGTCCAGGAAGATATAATAAACAA AGAAGCGCCGCAGCTTGTGGCCCTGTTGAAGGAGATGAAGCAAGGATTGGATGTCGTTGATTCCAAAGTGAGGGCTTTGATTGCCAAG GTGAAAGAAAATCAGTATCCGACATCCCAAGGGTTTCACTATCTTGAAGCCAAGAACATGCTGCTTCTGCACTATTGCCTGTCACTTGTCTATTACTTACTTCGCAAGGCTGAAGGACTCTCAATCAGTGGGCATCCTGTTGTCCAGAGCCTTGTCGAGACGAGGTTGTTTTTGGAAAAG ATTCGGCCTATTGACAAAAAGATGCAGTACCAAATTGAGAAGCTGACTAAGGTTACTGCGAGTACAGCGGAGAATATACAACCAAATGAGAGGCAATCACAATCGAATAAAACAGAAGATCCGCTGAGTTATCGCCCGAATCCTCATATGATTACTAGCAAAATAGACACGACTTCTGAG GGTAGTGGCAAGTACAGACCACCCAATATTAACCCAACTTCAATGGAGAAAGATAGTAAGTCGTCAAGATTTGAAAGAAATGCACTCAGAAAGGAGGAGAACAGTCTACGACAGTCTAAGCATAATCGTTACCTGAAGGACATGGTTGATGATTTTGAAGGGAGACCTGAAGAG ATTGTGGATAGTATTGGAGCTGAAAGTACAGAAATGCAAAGATTTAAGGCAAAATGGGATGAGCGTGAACGGCAGGAAGAGGAAAGTTTTGTTCGTGCTCCTATTACAAAGGCggagaaaaagaagacaaaACACTTATTAAAGTCAAGAAATGG GTTGCTTGGTTTGACCGAAAATTTCTTTGAAGAAGTTAAAAACCTACCATTGGAAGAGGGGAATGATGAGATGTCAAGTTTCAATAGTGATAGAGGTGGAAGAAGTGGAATGAGGGGCCATAAGAAGCGCAAG ATGAGACATTGA
- the LOC126794261 gene encoding protein CLT2, chloroplastic-like — MPLLHRPRPSLLRLAPNAPFRHRKPNARLHASLPPNPPPSSPIITNGVAFSALLTVALAVSNRVLYKLALVPMKHHPFFLAQFATFGYVVIYFSILYIRYRSGIVTDEMLRLPKSRFVAIGALEALGVASGMAAAAMLPGPAIPILNQTFLVWQLGFSYLILGRTYRINQIIGCILVAAGVVLAVASGNNSGQMLSGVESVWPLLMIASSAFQAGASIIKEFVFVDAAVHLKGKSLDIFVVNSFGSGFQALFVLLFLPFLSNMRGIPFAQLPRYLKDGAGCFLNMGAAASGKLSYLLSIAFCYFVKYIDIVVV, encoded by the exons ATGCCACTCCTCCACCGCCCCCGCCCTTCTCTCCTCCGCCTCGCCCCAAACGCACCGTTTCGCCACCGCAAGCCCAATGCCAGACTCCACGCCTCCCTCCCTCCCAACCCTCCCCCTTCCTCCCCGATCATCACAAACGGCGTCGCTTTCTCAGCCCTACTCACCGTCGCCCTCGCCGTCTCCAACCGCGTTCTCTACAAGCTCGCTCTCGTCCCCATGAAGCACCACCCTTTCTTTCTCGCCCAATTCGCAACCTTTGG ATATGTGGTGATATATTTTTCGATTCTGTATATACGGTACCGTTCTGGGATTGTGACTGATGAAATGCTGAGGCTTCCGAAATCGCGGTTCGTGGCCATTGGAGCCTTAGAGGCACTTGGAGTGGCTTCTGGGATGGCTGCTGCAG CCATGCTTCCTGGACCGGCCATACCCATATTGAATCAG ACGTTTTTGGTGTGGCAGCTGGGTTTTTCTTATCTTATCTTGGGGAGAACATACAGAATCAATCAGATTATTGGTTGTATCCTCGTAGCTGCAGGTGTAGTGCTAGCTGTTGCTAG TGGGAACAATTCTGGCCAGATGCTATCTGGAGTTGAGTCTGTGTGGCCATTACTAATGATTGCTTCAAGTGCTTTTCAAGCTGGTGCATCTATAATCAAG GAATTTGTCTTTGTTGATGCTGCGGTTCACTTAAAG GGAAAATCACTTGACATATTTGTTGTCAACTCCTTTGGATCTGGATTTCAG GCTCTTTTTGTACTCCTATTTCTACCTTTCTTATCAAATATGAGAGGCATACCATTCGCCCAACTTCCTAGATATCTAAAGGATGGTGCTGGTTGCTTTCTGAATATGGGAGCTGCTGCATCAGGCAAGCTTTCTTATCTACTTTCAATTGCTTTCTGTTATTTTGTAAAATACATTGATATTGTAGTTGTCTAG